From Solanum lycopersicum chromosome 8, SLM_r2.1, the proteins below share one genomic window:
- the LOX1.1 gene encoding linoleate 9S-lipoxygenase A, with amino-acid sequence MLGQLVGGLIGGHHDSKKVKGTVVMMKKNALDFTDLAGSLTDKIFEALGQKVSFQLISSVQSDPANGLQGKHSNPAYLENFLLTLTPLAAGETAFGVTFDWNEEFGVPGAFVIKNMHINEFFLKSLTLEDVPNHGKVHFVCNSWVYPSFRYKSDRIFFANQPYLPSETPELLRKYRENELVTLRGDGTGKREAWDRIYDYDVYNDLGNPDQGKENVRTTLGGSADYPYPRRGRTGRPPTRTDPKSESRIPLILSLDIYVPRDERFGHLKMSDFLTYALKSIVQFILPELHALFDGTPNEFDSFEDVLRLYEGGIKLPQGPLFKALTDAIPLEMIRELLRTDGEGILRFPTPLVIKDSKTAWRTDEEFAREMLAGVNPVIISRLEEFPPKSKLDPELYGNQNSTITAEHIEGKLDGLTIDEAINSNKLFILNHHDVLIPYLRRINTTTTKTYASRTLLFLQDNGSLKPLAIELSLPHPDGDQFGVTSKVYTPSDQGVEGSIWQLAKAYVAVNDSGVHQLISHWLNTHAVIEPFVIATNRQLSVLHPIHKLLYPHFRDTMNINALARQILINAGGVLESTVFPSKFAMEMSAVVYKDWVFPDQALPADLVKRGVAVEDSSSPHGVRLLIDDYPYAVDGLEIWSAIKSWVTDYCSFYYGSNEEILKDNELQAWWKEVREVGHGDKKNEPWWAEMETPQELIDSCTTIIWIASALHAAVNFGQYPYAGYLPNRPTVSRKFMPEPGTPEYEELKKNPDKAFLKTITAQLQTLLGVSLIEILSRHTTDEIYLGQRESPEWTKDKEPLAAFERFGNKLTDIEKQIMQRNGNNILTNRTGPVNAPYTLLFPTSEGGLTGKGIPNSVSI; translated from the exons CAAATGGCTTACAAGGGAAACATAGTAATCCAGCCTATTTGGAGAACTTTCTCCTTACTCTAACACCATTAGCAGCTGGTGAAACAGCCTTTGGTGTCACATTTGATTGGAATGAGGAGTTTGGAGTTCCAGGTGCATTTGTCATAAAAAATATGCATATCAATGAGTTCTTTCTCAAGTCACTCACACTTGAAGATGTGCCTAATCATGGCAAGGTCCATTTTGTTTGCAATTCTTGGGTTTATCCTTCTTTTAGATACAAATCAGATAGAATTTTCTTTGCAAATCAG CCATATCTCCCAAGTGAAACACCAGAGCTTTTGCGAAAATACAGAGAAAATGAATTGGTAACATTAAGAGGAGATGGAACTGGAAAGCGCGAGGCGTGGGATAGGATTTATGACTATGATGTCTACAATGACTTAGGTAATCCTGATCAAGGTAAAGAAAATGTTAGAACTACCTTAGGAGGTTCTGCTGACTACCCGTATCCTCGGAGAGGAAGAACTGGTAGACCACCAACACGAACAG ATCCTAAAAGTGAAAGCAGGATTCCACTTATTCTGAGCTTAGACATCTATGTACCGAGAGACGAGCGTTTTGGTCACTTGAAGATGTCAGACTTCCTAACATATGCATTGAAATCCATTGTTCAATTCATCCTCCCTGAATTACATGCCTTGTTTGATGGTACCCCTAACGAGTTCGATAGTTTTGAGGATGTACTTAGACTATATGAAGGAGGGATCAAACTTCCTCAAGGACCTTTATTTAAAGCTCTTACTGATGCTATTCCTCTAGAGATGATAAGAGAACTCCTTCGAACAGACGGTGAAGGAATATTGAGATTTCCAACTCCTCTAGTGATAAAAG ATAGTAAAACCGCGTGGAGGACTGATGAAGAATTTGCAAGAGAAATGCTAGCTGGAGTTAATCCTGTTATAATTAGTAGACTTGAA GAATTTCCTCCAAAAAGCAAGCTAGATCCTGAACTATATGGAAATCAAAACAGTACAATTACTGCAGAACACATAGAGGGTAAGCTGGATGGACTAACGATTGATGag GCGATCAACAGTAATAAACTTTTCATATTGAACCATCATGATGTTCTTATACCATATTTGAGGAGGATAAACACTACAACAACGAAAACATATGCCTCGAGAACTTTGCTATTCTTGCAAGATAATGGATCTTTGAAGCCACTAGCAATTGAATTGAGTTTGCCACATCCAGATGGAGATCAATTTGGTGTTACTAGTAAAGTGTATACTCCAAGTGATCAAGGTGTTGAGGGCTCTATCTGGCAATTGGCTAAAGCTTATGTTGCGGTGAATGACTCTGGTGTTCATCAACTGATTAGTCATTG GTTGAATACACATGCTGTGATCGAGCCATTTGTGATTGCAACAAACAGGCAACTAAGTGTGCTTCACCCTATTCATAAGCTTCTATATCCTCATTTCCGGGACACAATGAATATTAATGCTTTGGCAAGACAGATCCTAATCAATGCTGGTGGAGTTCTTGAGAGTACAGTTTTCCCTTCCAAATTTGCCATGGAAATGTCAGCTGTCGTTTACAAAGACTGGGTCTTCCCTGATCAAGCCCTTCCAGCTGATCTTGTTAAGAG GGGAGTAGCAGTTGAGGACTCGAGTTCTCCTCATGGTGTTCGTTTACTGATAGATGACTATCCATACGCTGTTGATGGCTTAGAAATCTGGTCTGCAATCAAAAGTTGGGTGACAGATTACTGCAGTTTCTACTACGGATCGAATGAAGAGATTTTGAAAGACAATGAACTACAAGCGTGGTGGAAGGAAGTCCGAGAAGTGGGACATGGTGACAAGAAAAATGAACCATGGTGGGCTGAAATGGAAACACCACAAGAGCTAATCGATTCGTGTACAACCATCATCTGGATAGCTTCTGCACTTCATGCAGCAGTCAATTTCGGGCAGTATCCTTATGCAGGTTACCTCCCAAATCGTCCCACAGTAAGTCGAAAATTCATGCCTGAACCAGGTACTCCTGAATACGAAGAGCTAAAGAAAAACCCCGATAAGGCATTCTTGAAAACCATCACAGCGCAGTTACAAACATTGCTTGGTGTTTCCCTCATAGAGATATTGTCAAGGCATACCACAGATGAGATATACCTCGGACAACGAGAGTCTCCTGAATGGACAAAGGACAAAGAACCACTCGCTGCTTTCGAAAGATTTGGAAATAAGTTAACAGACATTGAAAAACAGATTATGCAGAGGAATGGTAACAACATATTGACAAACAGAACAGGCCCCGTTAACGCTCCGTATACGTTGCTGTTCCCAACAAGTGAAGGTGGACTTACAGGCAAAGGAATTCCAAACAGTGTGTCAATATAG